From one Nonomuraea polychroma genomic stretch:
- a CDS encoding tetratricopeptide repeat protein, whose translation MTTDQHGLAMSGASGAAARHYDRAIDALLHFRVEVDAEANAALEESPDFPMGNVLAAYLGLLTTEVEDARTARVRLGAFRRRIDESSLLPRERAHLAAVQALLDGDFLTCGALLGEIAVAHPRDALALAAGHQIDFFTGDARSLRDRIGGALSAWREDDPHFGHLLGMYAFGLEEAGHYDRSEEVGLRAVELNARDVWGIHAVVHTYEMQGRFGDGLRYLDARLPDWSTGTFFNIHTWWHYCLYALEAGDVGRVLAIYDSALADGQSCMELLDAAALLWRLHLEGSEQPELDERWRALADAWPVRVAEPFYAFNDMHAVMSYVGAGRMGDAEKLIASREAYVLEPRPGVTNRDMTLRVGLPVCRAIVAFGRGDYASVVDLLYPIRHRVNEFGGSHAQRDAVQKTLLEAALRAGARDVARVLVSERIGVRPCSPYNWLKQAAVADALGDRAAAAAARVRADELVRAF comes from the coding sequence GTGACGACCGACCAGCACGGCCTGGCGATGAGCGGGGCGAGCGGCGCCGCGGCCCGGCACTACGATCGGGCGATCGACGCGTTGCTGCACTTCCGGGTGGAGGTCGACGCCGAGGCGAACGCGGCGCTGGAGGAGTCGCCGGACTTCCCGATGGGCAACGTCCTGGCGGCGTACCTGGGTCTGCTGACCACCGAGGTGGAGGACGCGCGCACGGCGAGGGTGCGGTTGGGGGCGTTCCGCCGCAGGATCGACGAGTCGTCGCTGCTGCCGCGCGAGCGCGCGCACCTGGCAGCCGTGCAGGCGCTGCTCGACGGCGACTTCCTGACCTGCGGGGCGCTGCTGGGCGAGATCGCGGTGGCGCATCCGCGTGACGCGCTGGCGCTGGCCGCGGGGCACCAGATCGACTTCTTCACCGGTGACGCCCGCTCGCTCCGCGACCGGATCGGCGGGGCGCTCAGCGCCTGGCGCGAGGACGACCCGCATTTCGGGCACCTGCTGGGCATGTACGCCTTCGGGCTGGAGGAGGCCGGGCACTACGACAGGTCCGAGGAGGTCGGGCTGCGGGCGGTCGAGCTGAACGCGCGCGACGTGTGGGGCATCCACGCTGTGGTCCACACGTACGAGATGCAGGGCAGGTTCGGCGACGGGCTGCGTTACCTCGACGCGCGGCTGCCGGACTGGTCGACCGGGACGTTCTTCAACATCCACACCTGGTGGCACTACTGCCTCTACGCGCTGGAGGCCGGCGACGTGGGGCGGGTGCTGGCGATCTACGACTCGGCGCTGGCCGACGGGCAGTCGTGCATGGAGCTGCTCGACGCGGCCGCCCTGCTGTGGCGGCTCCACCTGGAGGGGTCCGAGCAGCCGGAGCTCGACGAGCGCTGGCGGGCGCTGGCCGACGCGTGGCCGGTGCGGGTGGCCGAGCCGTTCTACGCGTTCAACGACATGCACGCGGTCATGTCGTACGTGGGCGCGGGGCGGATGGGGGACGCGGAGAAGCTGATCGCCTCCCGGGAGGCGTACGTGCTGGAACCGCGGCCCGGGGTGACGAACCGGGACATGACGCTGCGGGTGGGGCTGCCGGTGTGCCGGGCGATCGTGGCGTTCGGGCGGGGCGATTACGCGTCGGTGGTCGATCTGCTGTATCCGATCCGGCATCGGGTCAATGAATTCGGCGGCAGCCATGCGCAGCGGGACGCCGTGCAGAAGACGTTGCTGGAGGCGGCGTTGCGGGCGGGGGCGCGGGACGTGGCGCGGGTGCTGGTGAGCGAGCGGATCGGCGTGCGGCCGTGCAGCCCGTACAACTGGCTGAAGCAGGCGGCGGTGGCCGACGCGCTGGGCGACCGGGCGGCCGCGGCCGCGGCCCGGGTGCGGGCCGATGAGCTCGTACGGGCCTTCTGA
- a CDS encoding DUF1206 domain-containing protein, giving the protein MNTAERAGHEVTGAARRAARSRALDVATRVGLACRGVLYALVGVVAVQIGLGDSSQEADKAGAISTVAGLPYGAVLLWIMTAGFVALALWQASEAVFGGGKAIERVEAVARVAVYVLVVVTLLSMLTSGKASSDDEKSRDVTGALLGLPGGPLVVGAIALALIVLGAYWVRQGLTKGFREELDLGRMSPRARTAMDRLGTGGYVARGAVAALAGILVGQAAITFDPDKAGGIDAALRRFADTPAGPWLLVVVALGLLLFAAYCFGESRWRRT; this is encoded by the coding sequence GTGAACACTGCGGAACGGGCGGGACACGAGGTGACGGGCGCGGCCCGGCGGGCCGCCCGCAGCCGGGCGCTGGACGTGGCCACCCGCGTGGGCCTGGCCTGCCGCGGGGTGTTATACGCCCTGGTCGGCGTGGTGGCGGTACAGATCGGGCTCGGCGACAGTTCCCAGGAGGCCGACAAGGCAGGAGCGATCTCCACGGTCGCGGGGCTGCCCTACGGCGCCGTGCTCCTGTGGATCATGACCGCCGGGTTCGTCGCGCTGGCGCTGTGGCAGGCGTCGGAGGCGGTGTTCGGCGGCGGGAAGGCGATCGAGCGGGTGGAGGCGGTCGCGCGGGTCGCGGTGTACGTCCTCGTCGTCGTCACCCTGCTCAGCATGCTGACCTCCGGCAAGGCGTCCTCGGACGACGAGAAGTCCCGGGACGTGACCGGCGCGCTGCTCGGCCTGCCGGGAGGCCCGCTCGTCGTGGGCGCCATCGCCCTCGCCCTGATCGTGCTCGGCGCCTACTGGGTGCGCCAAGGCCTCACCAAAGGGTTCAGGGAGGAGCTCGACCTCGGGCGCATGTCCCCGCGCGCCCGTACCGCGATGGACCGGCTCGGGACCGGCGGATACGTCGCCAGGGGAGCGGTCGCCGCGCTGGCCGGGATCCTCGTCGGCCAGGCGGCCATCACGTTCGACCCGGACAAGGCGGGCGGCATCGACGCCGCGCTCAGGCGCTTCGCCGACACGCCCGCCGGGCCCTGGCTGCTCGTGGTGGTGGCGCTGGGACTGCTGCTGTTCGCCGCCTACTGCTTCGGCGAGTCCCGCTGGCGCCGTACCTGA
- a CDS encoding glycerophosphodiester phosphodiesterase — translation MRMRRLLASVLAGVVAGGTVAVVLIQTPPATAERRGQAPIVIGHRGASAHRPEHTLLAYEAAIAMGADYIEPDLVSTKDHVLVARHENEISGTTDVATRPEFADRRTTKPIDGRPVTGWFTEDFTLAELKTLRAKERVPDLRPDNTAFDGLAEIPTFEEVVQLALKHGVGVYPETKHPTYFDSINLSLEEPLLEVLNKYRVRKAYIQSFETANLRDLSGKTRLPLIQLITATGAPYDWVAAKDPRTYDDMVKPEGLREVASYADGIGVDTRRVVPVDAAGKTLPPTTIVADAHRKGLDVHVWTIRNENSQLPADFRMGNPASPVYARATGDVMGWLSKLLELGIDGAFCDDPGMGRAVVAKRSL, via the coding sequence ATGAGAATGCGCAGGTTACTCGCGAGCGTGCTGGCCGGGGTCGTGGCCGGCGGTACGGTCGCCGTTGTGCTGATCCAGACACCACCCGCCACGGCGGAGCGCCGCGGCCAGGCGCCCATCGTGATCGGGCACCGGGGCGCCAGCGCGCACCGGCCCGAGCACACCCTCCTGGCCTACGAGGCGGCCATCGCCATGGGCGCCGACTACATCGAGCCCGACCTCGTCTCCACCAAGGACCACGTGCTGGTGGCCCGGCACGAGAACGAGATCTCCGGCACGACCGACGTGGCCACGCGTCCCGAGTTCGCCGACCGGCGCACCACCAAGCCCATTGACGGGCGTCCGGTCACCGGCTGGTTCACCGAGGACTTCACGCTGGCCGAGCTGAAGACGCTGCGCGCCAAGGAGCGCGTGCCCGACCTGCGGCCCGACAACACGGCGTTCGACGGTCTGGCGGAGATCCCGACGTTCGAGGAGGTCGTGCAGCTCGCACTCAAGCACGGCGTCGGCGTCTACCCCGAGACCAAGCACCCCACCTACTTCGACTCCATCAACCTGTCGCTGGAGGAGCCGCTGCTGGAGGTGCTGAACAAGTACCGGGTGCGCAAGGCGTACATCCAGTCCTTCGAGACCGCGAACCTGCGTGACCTGAGCGGCAAGACGCGGCTGCCGCTGATCCAGCTGATCACGGCCACGGGCGCCCCGTACGATTGGGTGGCCGCCAAGGACCCCCGCACCTACGACGACATGGTCAAGCCGGAGGGCCTGCGCGAGGTGGCCTCCTACGCCGACGGCATCGGTGTGGACACGCGGCGCGTGGTGCCGGTGGACGCCGCGGGCAAGACCCTGCCGCCCACGACGATCGTCGCAGACGCCCACCGCAAGGGGCTGGACGTGCACGTCTGGACCATCCGCAACGAGAACTCCCAGCTCCCGGCCGACTTCCGGATGGGCAACCCGGCCAGCCCCGTGTACGCGCGGGCGACCGGCGACGTGATGGGCTGGCTTTCCAAGCTCCTGGAGCTGGGCATCGACGGCGCGTTCTGCGACGACCCGGGCATGGGCCGGGCCGTGGTGGCCAAGCGCTCCCTCTAG
- a CDS encoding aminotransferase class I/II-fold pyridoxal phosphate-dependent enzyme, which yields MNRPPADLFEAIDVERLRSGHGVKWGSLPRDTIGAWVADMDFGVPPAVRESIMDVTRRADFGYPYWPGEDPVIEAFEERMATRHGWRPEPGRARVFTDLLQILQVMVEYATEPGDGVAIHVPAYPPFLASIARAGRRIVPLPMTRGTTGWDFPAEGLAGRLREQDCRMLVVVNPQNPTGRVFTSAELLALAAAAEELDLVVLADEIHADLVFAPHRHVPFASVGTAAARTVTATSATKAFNIAGLRCAVAHIGPDRLREALDRAPLDFFGTPSTLSRVATVAAWRGSDAWLTALMGTLERNRRLVEEWAATLSWDPRYHSPQGTYLSWLDFTGSPIGATTPAGRLERLARVKLSEGAEFSQHTTVDTAAFARLNFATSTSNLAEILGRLLAVP from the coding sequence GTGAACCGCCCGCCCGCCGACCTGTTCGAGGCCATCGACGTCGAACGGCTGCGCTCCGGCCACGGCGTCAAGTGGGGCTCCCTGCCGCGGGACACCATCGGCGCCTGGGTCGCCGACATGGACTTCGGCGTCCCGCCCGCCGTACGCGAGAGCATCATGGACGTCACGCGGCGTGCGGACTTCGGCTACCCGTACTGGCCGGGTGAGGACCCGGTGATCGAGGCGTTCGAGGAGCGCATGGCCACCCGGCACGGGTGGCGTCCGGAACCCGGGCGGGCGCGGGTGTTCACCGATCTGCTGCAGATCCTCCAGGTCATGGTCGAGTACGCCACGGAGCCGGGTGACGGCGTCGCGATCCACGTCCCCGCGTACCCGCCCTTCCTGGCGAGCATCGCCCGGGCGGGACGGCGCATCGTGCCGCTGCCCATGACGCGCGGCACGACGGGGTGGGACTTCCCGGCCGAAGGGCTCGCCGGGCGCCTGCGCGAGCAGGACTGCCGCATGCTCGTGGTCGTCAATCCGCAGAATCCGACCGGCCGCGTCTTCACGTCGGCCGAACTGCTCGCCCTCGCCGCGGCGGCCGAGGAGCTGGACCTGGTGGTGCTGGCCGACGAGATCCACGCGGACCTGGTGTTCGCCCCGCACCGGCACGTGCCGTTCGCCTCCGTCGGCACGGCCGCCGCGCGGACGGTCACGGCCACCTCGGCGACGAAGGCGTTCAACATCGCCGGGCTCCGCTGCGCCGTCGCGCACATCGGCCCGGACCGGCTGCGCGAGGCGCTGGACAGAGCCCCGCTCGACTTCTTCGGAACGCCGAGCACCCTCAGCCGGGTCGCCACCGTGGCCGCCTGGCGGGGATCCGATGCCTGGCTGACGGCCCTGATGGGCACCCTGGAGCGCAACCGGCGCCTGGTGGAGGAATGGGCGGCGACGTTGTCCTGGGATCCGCGTTACCACTCCCCGCAGGGGACGTACCTGAGCTGGCTCGACTTCACCGGAAGCCCGATCGGGGCCACCACGCCGGCGGGACGGCTCGAACGCCTGGCACGGGTCAAACTCAGCGAAGGGGCCGAGTTCTCCCAGCACACGACGGTTGACACGGCCGCCTTCGCCCGGCTCAACTTCGCCACCAGCACGTCCAACCTCGCGGAGATCCTCGGCCGCCTCCTGGCCGTCCCGTAG
- a CDS encoding DUF664 domain-containing protein — protein sequence MREPHVITNDDYLYYVDRALDGMADIVAGLGDDLANGRPPLPGANSPYALLTHCLGVVSYWAGALVAGREVVRDREAEFAAAGPVGPLLDRVAEVRARLAEDVRAADPAARLRGTPPAAFLGPGRELTQGAALLHVYEELAQHHGQMEILRDAILAERGTAVTR from the coding sequence GTGCGGGAGCCCCATGTGATCACCAATGACGACTACCTCTACTACGTCGACCGTGCCCTGGACGGGATGGCGGACATCGTCGCCGGTCTCGGCGACGATCTCGCCAACGGCAGACCGCCGCTCCCCGGCGCGAACTCCCCGTACGCGCTGCTCACCCACTGCCTGGGAGTGGTTTCGTACTGGGCGGGGGCGCTCGTGGCCGGACGCGAGGTCGTCCGCGATCGCGAGGCCGAGTTCGCCGCGGCCGGACCCGTCGGCCCGCTGCTGGACCGGGTGGCAGAGGTACGAGCCCGGCTCGCCGAGGACGTACGAGCGGCCGATCCCGCCGCGCGACTCCGCGGCACGCCGCCCGCGGCCTTCCTCGGCCCCGGCCGCGAGTTGACCCAGGGGGCGGCGCTGCTGCACGTCTACGAGGAGCTCGCGCAGCACCACGGCCAGATGGAGATCCTGCGCGACGCCATCCTCGCCGAGCGGGGCACGGCGGTGACGCGGTGA
- a CDS encoding CGNR zinc finger domain-containing protein has protein sequence MAFIFVSGNLALDFMGTLKWRRSEPEELLATPADLGRWAVEAGVMSEAPAVDAADLRRLRTLREAVYRLVTTAMDGRPWPEDDLRVVNEEAAGAPPRMRLTPAGLVRSGDAGAIASSVARSAAELLGEFGELRVRECALEECTRIFIDRSRGGNRQWCGMEECGNRVKVANYRSRKSQAAPS, from the coding sequence GTGGCCTTCATCTTCGTCAGCGGCAACCTCGCCCTCGACTTCATGGGGACGCTCAAGTGGCGGCGCAGCGAACCGGAAGAGCTCCTGGCCACCCCCGCCGACCTGGGCCGATGGGCCGTCGAGGCGGGGGTGATGAGCGAGGCGCCGGCCGTCGACGCCGCGGATCTGCGGCGGCTGCGCACCCTGCGGGAGGCCGTTTACCGGCTGGTGACGACGGCCATGGACGGCCGCCCCTGGCCCGAGGACGACCTGCGCGTCGTCAACGAGGAGGCCGCCGGGGCGCCGCCGCGGATGAGGCTGACCCCGGCGGGGCTCGTGCGCTCCGGAGACGCCGGCGCGATCGCCTCCAGTGTGGCGCGCTCGGCGGCCGAGTTGCTCGGCGAGTTCGGTGAGCTGCGTGTCCGGGAGTGCGCCCTGGAGGAGTGCACGCGCATCTTCATCGACCGCTCCCGGGGCGGCAACCGCCAGTGGTGCGGCATGGAGGAGTGCGGCAACCGGGTCAAGGTGGCGAACTATCGCTCCCGCAAGAGCCAGGCCGCGCCCTCCTGA
- a CDS encoding SRPBCC domain-containing protein, whose translation MIPSIEREILIEAPVEVVWGAVTEPGQISSWFANAADIDVREGGKGTLTWTDRAAKAVTEPATAEITVVAVEPPRLFSFRWAYPNGTEPREGNSVLVEFTLAPEGSGTRLRVTEAGVSDLDWSEEDKASYAQEHIHGWSKHLADLVAYASAKDQAAVR comes from the coding sequence ATGATTCCGAGCATCGAACGAGAAATCCTGATCGAGGCGCCGGTCGAGGTGGTCTGGGGCGCGGTCACCGAGCCCGGCCAGATCAGCAGCTGGTTCGCCAACGCCGCGGACATCGACGTGCGGGAGGGCGGCAAGGGCACGCTCACCTGGACCGACCGGGCGGCCAAGGCCGTCACCGAACCGGCCACCGCCGAGATCACCGTGGTGGCCGTCGAGCCGCCGCGCCTGTTCTCCTTCCGCTGGGCCTATCCGAACGGCACCGAGCCACGCGAGGGCAACTCCGTGCTCGTGGAGTTCACGCTCGCCCCGGAGGGCTCGGGCACCCGGTTGCGGGTGACGGAGGCCGGCGTCAGCGACCTGGACTGGAGCGAGGAGGACAAGGCCTCCTACGCCCAGGAGCACATCCACGGCTGGAGCAAGCACCTCGCCGACCTGGTGGCGTACGCTTCGGCGAAAGACCAGGCAGCAGTGCGGTGA
- a CDS encoding ArsR/SmtB family transcription factor, whose amino-acid sequence MNPDDEELLAAVTEPSRRRLLDVLLALGEATPTVLAAELPFTRQAVAKHLAVLDRAGLVEARRDGREVRYTVRPERLDEAVRAMADVAARWDARLQRIKQIAESAHRDDG is encoded by the coding sequence ATGAATCCCGATGACGAGGAGCTCCTGGCGGCGGTCACCGAACCGAGCCGTCGCCGGCTCCTTGACGTCCTGCTCGCGCTCGGCGAGGCGACCCCCACCGTCCTCGCCGCCGAGCTGCCCTTCACCCGTCAGGCGGTCGCCAAGCACCTGGCGGTCCTCGACCGTGCCGGCCTCGTCGAAGCACGGCGGGACGGCCGCGAGGTCCGCTACACCGTCCGCCCGGAACGCCTGGACGAGGCCGTCCGGGCGATGGCGGACGTCGCGGCACGATGGGACGCCCGGCTGCAAAGGATCAAGCAGATCGCCGAGTCGGCCCACCGCGACGACGGCTAG
- a CDS encoding zinc ribbon domain-containing protein — MFYLAAKRKHQERLLAGFTPADPRFAELAPAYEVIGVEHERVCARIRNLNKALAWSAARWALDHALAAGATVIYLEDLATLEARGRRGRANARLSGQVRGQVVAAIRHLAAKHGIAVVTVPARGNSRYCPRCGTGTSIQRHCPAPDRLTERGWAWAHCPACGLSCDRDWAAAERILARGLLGQQATRTDRTAGPTPKRHTRTPKNPSMASSRVPDRRTVPAPPPNRGGQRPAGQAPQTTRPPAGRTGLARDPHHRTGFHRVAATPVLPLGQYAGSPPRPRPPDLPEILRSTQRIADAPTPSRRRGGPTRRSA, encoded by the coding sequence GTGTTCTACCTGGCCGCCAAACGCAAACACCAGGAGCGGCTGCTGGCCGGTTTCACGCCCGCCGACCCCCGCTTCGCCGAACTGGCCCCGGCGTATGAGGTCATCGGTGTCGAGCATGAGCGGGTCTGCGCGCGCATCCGCAACCTGAACAAGGCGCTGGCCTGGTCGGCGGCCCGCTGGGCACTCGACCACGCCCTCGCCGCCGGGGCGACGGTCATCTACCTGGAGGACCTGGCCACCCTGGAAGCGCGCGGGCGCCGGGGACGGGCGAACGCGCGCCTGTCGGGACAGGTACGCGGGCAGGTCGTGGCGGCGATCCGGCATCTGGCGGCCAAGCACGGCATCGCCGTGGTCACCGTCCCGGCCCGCGGCAACTCCCGATACTGCCCCCGCTGCGGCACCGGCACCTCCATCCAGCGGCATTGCCCGGCCCCGGACCGGCTCACCGAACGGGGCTGGGCGTGGGCGCACTGCCCAGCCTGCGGCCTGTCGTGTGATCGGGACTGGGCGGCGGCCGAACGCATCCTCGCGCGCGGCCTGCTCGGCCAGCAGGCCACCCGCACCGACCGCACCGCCGGCCCCACCCCGAAACGCCACACCCGCACCCCGAAGAACCCTTCGATGGCCTCCAGCCGTGTGCCGGACCGGCGCACGGTGCCCGCCCCACCCCCCAACAGGGGTGGACAGCGTCCGGCGGGCCAAGCACCCCAGACGACCCGCCCACCCGCGGGGCGTACAGGGCTTGCACGCGATCCTCACCACCGGACCGGCTTCCACCGCGTCGCGGCCACCCCCGTACTCCCCCTCGGACAGTACGCAGGCAGCCCGCCACGGCCACGCCCGCCCGATCTGCCCGAAATACTCAGGTCAACACAGAGAATCGCAGACGCTCCTACACCTAGCCGTCGTCGCGGTGGGCCGACTCGGCGATCTGCTTGA
- a CDS encoding DUF5360 family protein has translation MLRATKGLMLVTDVGFVVYFAVTGLGLIPLEWAFADYANPLMVDWNWSFLWIDLLASFTGLTSLWLLRRGRASGPSLMLVSLVLTMASGLMAIAFWTLRGDFSLAWWIPNLYLMLFPVPGIICLTSQPVGSRT, from the coding sequence GTGCTGCGCGCGACTAAGGGCCTGATGCTCGTCACGGATGTCGGCTTCGTGGTCTATTTCGCCGTCACCGGTCTCGGGCTGATCCCGCTGGAATGGGCGTTCGCTGACTACGCCAACCCGCTGATGGTCGACTGGAACTGGTCGTTCCTCTGGATCGACCTGCTGGCCAGCTTCACCGGGCTGACCAGCCTGTGGCTCCTGCGCCGCGGCAGGGCGAGCGGTCCGTCACTGATGCTGGTCTCGCTCGTGCTGACCATGGCCTCGGGGCTCATGGCGATCGCCTTCTGGACGTTGCGGGGAGACTTCTCACTCGCCTGGTGGATACCGAACCTCTACCTCATGCTCTTCCCCGTTCCCGGGATCATCTGTCTGACGAGCCAACCCGTCGGGAGTCGCACATGA
- a CDS encoding TetR/AcrR family transcriptional regulator: MPRPSSKDRLLDAAADVLLSQGGESLTLEAVAKRAGVSKGGLFYHFPTKQALVGAMVDRLTKAFEDALAQAGTHPGDFLRAYVEATIPERHTTATAPADRVTAALLAVILVDPAELEPLRKRFAAWQARLADDGIDPAAATAVRLAVDGWWAARLLGLGSPGPELHDGTRRYLMEAIDRAARD; encoded by the coding sequence ATGCCACGACCAAGCTCAAAGGACCGTCTCCTCGACGCCGCCGCTGACGTGCTGCTGTCGCAGGGAGGTGAGTCGCTCACCCTCGAAGCCGTCGCCAAGCGGGCCGGAGTCTCCAAGGGCGGACTGTTCTACCACTTCCCCACCAAACAGGCCCTGGTCGGCGCCATGGTCGATCGGCTGACCAAGGCCTTCGAGGACGCGCTCGCTCAGGCGGGCACCCACCCGGGCGACTTCTTGCGCGCCTATGTCGAGGCGACCATCCCCGAGCGGCACACCACCGCCACGGCGCCTGCCGACCGGGTCACCGCTGCGCTGCTTGCCGTGATACTCGTCGACCCGGCGGAGCTCGAGCCGTTGCGTAAGCGGTTCGCCGCCTGGCAGGCCAGGCTCGCCGACGACGGTATCGACCCCGCAGCGGCGACAGCCGTACGGCTGGCCGTGGACGGGTGGTGGGCGGCCAGGCTGCTTGGGCTCGGCTCTCCCGGACCTGAGCTGCATGACGGGACCCGCCGCTACCTGATGGAGGCCATCGACCGTGCTGCGCGCGACTAA
- a CDS encoding carbohydrate ABC transporter permease, with protein sequence MLLDSMAGYAPARLRFGGRRALFSAIVAIMAVPGVVLFIPKFLVLNQLGLYDNYTALILPVIADAAGVFIMKQFFQSIPPTVEEAARVDGAGVFRTFWSVVLPMARPALITLTIISFQGVAVQSLELFTLPRGLADLVSGSRGKGTQYPLKLGAAVLATIPVAVVFVVFQRYFVRGANEGADKG encoded by the coding sequence GTGCTGCTGGACTCCATGGCGGGGTACGCGCCGGCCCGGCTGCGGTTCGGGGGGCGGCGGGCGCTGTTCTCCGCGATCGTGGCGATCATGGCGGTGCCCGGGGTGGTGCTGTTCATCCCGAAGTTCCTGGTGCTGAACCAGCTCGGCCTGTACGACAACTACACCGCGCTCATCCTGCCGGTGATCGCGGACGCGGCCGGTGTGTTCATCATGAAGCAGTTCTTCCAGTCGATCCCCCCGACCGTGGAGGAGGCGGCCCGGGTGGACGGGGCCGGAGTGTTCCGCACGTTCTGGTCCGTGGTGCTGCCGATGGCCAGGCCCGCGCTGATCACGCTCACCATCATCTCCTTCCAGGGCGTCGCGGTGCAGAGCCTGGAGTTGTTCACGTTGCCGCGCGGGCTGGCCGACCTGGTGAGCGGGTCACGGGGCAAGGGCACCCAGTACCCGCTCAAGCTGGGCGCGGCCGTCCTGGCCACGATCCCGGTGGCGGTCGTCTTCGTGGTGTTCCAGCGTTACTTCGTCCGCGGCGCCAACGAGGGCGCCGACAAGGGGTGA